The Synechococcus sp. BL107 nucleotide sequence TTTGGACCCTTGGTGTTTTGCGGCGACACCCTGTTTGCCGGTGGCTGCGGTCGATTGTTTGAAGGCTCCGCTCAGGACATGTATCGAGCACTCCAACGCTTCGCGGCGTTGCCGGATGAAACGCTTGTGTGCTGCGCCCATGAATACACCGAAGCCAATTTGCGCTGGGCGACGGAGCAACATCCCCACGATGTTCAAATCACGACGCGCTACCGCACAGTGAAGCAACTTCGTTCCCGCGGAGATCTCAGTCTTCCCTCAAGCATTGGTGCAGAGAAACGCACCAACTTATTTATGCGGGCAGAAACCGCCGAACAACTCGCCGAACTCAGGAGCCATAAGGATCAGTGGCGTTCAAGCTGATGCGTTGGGGAAACAACATGGCCGTGGCGCCCTTTCTGAACCCAAGACGACAGCGTGTGCCTCGGTTGTAGTCGTGCTCCAAGGGCTGGGTGACACGGAGCTGTTGATCAGCTGCCTGAACCCGGAGTTGCCATGCGTGGCCTTGGAATTCACGTCCCATCACACAGGCTTCAGCCTCGGGCTCAGGTTCCAAGGCGATCGCAGCTGGATCCACCAAAAGACTTGCGTCTTCGGGCCAAGACTTCAACGAAAGCTGCGTGGGCACAGGAAGGCTGCCTAGGCAACAGTGCAAGCGGTTGTCTGCCTCTGGCCAAACAGGAATCAGATTCCCCTGAAGAACAAAACGCCCTACGAAGGGAGTGGCAGGGGCATCGACTAAGTCCCTTGGAGTGGCGCATTGGTGCAACACTCCATCCCGCATCACAGCAACACGATCACAGATCGCTAGAGCCTCGCCAGGGTCATGGGTCACCAGCAGTCCACTGGCCCCACAAACCTGCAACACCGAAGCCAATTCACTGCGAAGAAGAAGGCGCACCTCCACATCGAGGTTGGAAAAAGGCTCATCCAAAAGCACTACCTGAGGAGCTGGAGCCAAAGCACGGGCTAACGCCAGACGTTGACGCTGTCCCCCCGACAGTTGATGGGGATAGCGCTGCGCAAGGCCCTGAAGACCCAGCAAATCGAGCAACCAAATGGCACGACTGTTGTCTTGACCTGGACGAAGACCAAAGCAAGCGTTCTGCCATGCCGTGAGGTGAGGGAACAAGGCATAGTCCTGGAACACCATGCCAACGCCGCGACGCTCAGGTGGAAGCCAGTGCTGGCCTCCGGCCACGATGCGGTGTTGAAGATGGATCGATCCCTGCTCAGGCCGCTCAAAACCAGCGATCAAGCGCAACAGAGTTGTCTTTCCACAACCGGAGGGTCCGAGCAAACCCACAAGCTCTCCTGCTTTGAGTTCGAGGTTGATGCCACGAAGGGTCCAGTCGTTTGACGACTCCTTGTAGCGATGCCAAAGGCCCCGAATTTCAACCGGTCCTGAGACCCTTTCCAACAGTGGAACGCGATGATTTAACTCCATTCTGCTCTGCTGTCCCGCCATGCCGAATCAAGCCATCACCACCACAGCTGCACCTGCACCCGTTGGTCCCTACAACCAAGCTGTCCTGGCTGGGGGATGGTTGTACTGCTCAGGCCAGATCCCTCTCGACCCAACCACAGGAGCCATGGTTGGAGCTGGCGATGTTGCGGCGGAGACCTATCAGGTTTTGAAAAATTTAAAGGCGGTCTTAAGCGAAGCCGGAGCATCTGCAGAACAGGTGGTGCGAACGACCGTTTTCCTGGCTGACTTAGCGGATTTCGCAACGGTCAACGCCATTTATGCAGAGATGTTTGGTAGTGGAGTTAGCCCAGCCCGCGCTTGCGTTCAAGTAGCCGCACTCCCGAAAGGTGCAAGGGTCGAGATCGATTGCGTTGCATGGTTGGGATGACGAATGGAATAAACCGCTGAAACCCCACACCAGGGGAGTGCAGAGGGATGAACAACGCGCTGCACTCCCCTCATCAAGAAGCAAAACAGGTTCACTTTCTAGGAGCGACGAACACATAAGTTGTTTTGGTGGATGAGACGGTCCGATGCCTCAGGCAAAACTCACCATCGGCGAACTTGAAGCGGGCTATCCCATGTATTGCAAGGCACTGAGGCGCCTACTACAACAGGGAAAATCTGCCAAAGAGATTGAACGCACAGTGTGCTGGGGGCATCTCGAAACCCTGAATCGATGCCTTCCGACCCGTTACAAATCCCCCTCATACCTTCTGGCATTGATCCGGCGCGACATTGAAAAGCCTGAGTCGTCCCGTTAATTCTCAGACGGTTCAAAGCATTGACACAGCTGCAGCAAAGTTCAGTCCGAGCTTTATTACCTAGAGCTATGGAAACAACTCCTGGCTTGTCATGTCACGCTGTATTTTTCGAAGAACCAATCATCATCAAGGCTGGAAGCTGGTTCCACTCATTATTATTTTTGCGAGTGCCGTAATTACTCTTGGACAAGAACCAAATAATCAAACTCAACGGGAAAGTGATTCAAATCAGGGCACTGGATTCCTTTTCTCAGGAAAAAACTAATTTTGGAAACAATATCTGTTAGCCTTAGGCCATCAATTTAAATAAAATGTTCAAACTAATCAGTTACACAATCATCACCCTTGCGACCACTGGGACTGGCTCGTTGGCGTCCAAATGCTTCACGGTGATCTCTCCAACTAATCCAAATCGAGAAGAATGCAAAGAAGTTGCTCGAACACCAGATCGACAGAGAATTTACAAATGCTGCCGCTAATCAAGCGGCCCATCCAACTTCAAACTCCCCGGTCATCGTCAGCCTGAAACGCTAATTACCAACAGAAGAGGTGAACCATAACAACACTAAAAAGAACGATATCGGCATTGATCAATTAGAGTTTGATATCTCAGATTAATTTCCCCATGGCAGAAACGACCCCTCTCACCACTGCCATTCAATTCGCCATAAGCACAGGCAAAATTCAATCAGCCTCTGATATTGATTTGTCAAAAAGTACATCCGGCATTGATGCTGTTATTTTGCGGAACCAAGAAGGCATTACGGTTGCGAGTATCTCCAAAAGAGTGTTAAAAGAGCGGGCTGAAAATGCGGCTGTTGCCAAATTAAAATCTGAGCAGACCGATCAATAATTAATCACCCTTAACAATAAATTGTTCCAAAATAGTGATTGGTCACTTAAAGTTATCGCCAAGT carries:
- a CDS encoding ABC transporter ATP-binding protein; this translates as MAGQQSRMELNHRVPLLERVSGPVEIRGLWHRYKESSNDWTLRGINLELKAGELVGLLGPSGCGKTTLLRLIAGFERPEQGSIHLQHRIVAGGQHWLPPERRGVGMVFQDYALFPHLTAWQNACFGLRPGQDNSRAIWLLDLLGLQGLAQRYPHQLSGGQRQRLALARALAPAPQVVLLDEPFSNLDVEVRLLLRSELASVLQVCGASGLLVTHDPGEALAICDRVAVMRDGVLHQCATPRDLVDAPATPFVGRFVLQGNLIPVWPEADNRLHCCLGSLPVPTQLSLKSWPEDASLLVDPAAIALEPEPEAEACVMGREFQGHAWQLRVQAADQQLRVTQPLEHDYNRGTRCRLGFRKGATAMLFPQRISLNATDPYGS
- a CDS encoding RidA family protein; the protein is MPNQAITTTAAPAPVGPYNQAVLAGGWLYCSGQIPLDPTTGAMVGAGDVAAETYQVLKNLKAVLSEAGASAEQVVRTTVFLADLADFATVNAIYAEMFGSGVSPARACVQVAALPKGARVEIDCVAWLG
- a CDS encoding DUF3136 domain-containing protein, encoding MPQAKLTIGELEAGYPMYCKALRRLLQQGKSAKEIERTVCWGHLETLNRCLPTRYKSPSYLLALIRRDIEKPESSR